The following DNA comes from Ricinus communis isolate WT05 ecotype wild-type chromosome 10, ASM1957865v1, whole genome shotgun sequence.
TGGAATAAATTTGTAATCATGATACAATATggaaacataaatttttttaataagtcAGAAAATAAAACACTAAAAAAACATTTATGatatacataataatattttaattaaatttttaataagtaataattattaaaagaatataaatataaaagctGAGAATCTtctaaaaatggaaaaaaaactaaaaattcttCGTAGAGtaaaaaatccaattaaatagaaattttttataactaaataggaagataaataaataaaaaagttgaaaATCCTTTTCAATATaggaaatttaattaaatataaaatagaattattttttaaagttttcaaacataaataaaaatataaaaagtaaattagtaaattatacATCTTAAATATTTccgataatttttaaaaattttagtgtACGAAGAATATCGGACACAAAAATATAAAGCATTTTGAAGTTTTAGTGCGATGTAGGCATACACCATTGGCCTAACACATCCACCAACTAAGAGGTCCggtttctttttaaaaacaaaggaaaatcCACGTGCATGTCTTTAatcattttcttgatttttttttctgtcaCCCAATTTTCTTATATGCTCTAAAACCAAGTTTCTCATTAatattccattttcttttttcctttctcttttgcTTGTAATTTATCACATACAATAAAATCtccatctctttttttttttctcttttgacaCAGAAGGCGGACAACGACTAGAGactagaaagagaaaaagatgaacCGGCAAGATCCTACACTTTCATCATCATCCCGCCGGGAAATCTCTCCGGCATCAGAAAACGCTCGCGCAAAGAACATTGGCTGCATGTCTGGCATTTTTCAGCTCGTCTGCAAATATCATAATCGCCGCAGATTTCTCACTTCCGGTATCTGGTTTTGTTTTCAATCAAGGGGAACtctttgatttttgttttttgttagAAACAAACAGGGCTCCAAGCGTTTGAACTTATCCTCCAAAGTTGTGTACAATTTTTCAGGGAGAAAGCATGAAAAGAATGCCAATGTTGCCAACTCTTCACCTAACTCCCAGCCgccttccttttcttctccACCGCAAGAAATTAGCACTAAGAACCCAAAATTATCGTGCAACGTTGTCGTGCCGAGAAGCCCAACGCTTCCACCAGAGATGAGAGTTTCATCAGAGAAGAACATCCGTACTGGGCCTGCGCTGGTAGCAAGGCTGATGGGACTGAGTGAGATTCCAATAGCAGCGGAATCAGCAGTGGCGGAGAAGAGAAGGAGACTGTTAGGAGCGTTGGAGAAATGCGACGAGGATTTGAAGGCTTTGAAGAAGATGATTGAGGTGGTGAAGAGTGCAGGAGATAACGGCACTGATAATGACAATGACAATGACAATGAGAATAAGATTGAAGTATATTACACCAGTGCAACAGAGAAAAGAGGCGAGTTAGAGGCGAGTCCTGTGGCTGTGACAGTTTTTGACGAGTTCACTCGTTCGGCTTTCTGCGGTTACTCGAAACCTTTCACTACTACACCAAATGGtaagtttaatttgttttgtgccatctaattaaattattattatttttattaattgcgTTTGTCTTTAGCCCTGAACTCATCTGTTAGCTAGTATAAATGCATGCATGGGAGATACTGATGGCCAAATTGGAAACAAACACAGACAAAATTCTCTTGTTAGAAAAGTACAAATAGTATTCAATGCTCAGTTTTGTTCGTTTTAGGCATATTTCATGTAGGCAAAAATACTCTTCCATTATAGAACTAGGAATATACTTTTCCCTCTGTCTACTAGATAGGtgatagttaatatttttaaatagtcattcatttaattgtaaaatataaattaatttttttattactgaatatataactaatatagattaaaattagctaaacatatatttaaatacttaaatttaatttttttaattttttaatttttaatttaattcgataaaaattttaatttatattttataatatttaaataaattttagtgtGTAATTTTTCTCCACACATCCATctgtattatatataaatattttaaaattattataaaataaaatttaaatatttattaaattaaataaaaaatttaatagactgtaaaatagtatataataaaaattaaaatgactatatattaatatttaaatatttaaatatgtatttttacgattaaaattactctttctgttaattcttaatgtaaatttcttttatagcACATAAAAATCAGTACTAAAACatggaaaatgaaaaataggaTTAAAGTCTTTTTTTCTGAGACATGTAAAAGAGTTCATTAGGAAATAGAAAGTAAGGTGCAAAGACCGTTGTTTAGGATTCCAAGTGACAATGATAGCCGCTTTACATTGAGTTGAGACACCATTATGTATGTACACTGTTACAATGGGAGACACAATTAGTGGCATGTGCCCCCCAAAATATGAATAGAATTGACTGACAGCTTGCTGTTTCAAAAACTATAATGagagaaatatttatatgcttgcttttccttttctctttttcctttcctttttttttttttttttacatcaATCAGAATTAGCTTAGAATTGAAGATAattacacttttttttttattatttcctcTTTTCTAAAAAGGAAAACCTGGTGTGATGTGGTGAGGTCTGGGAGGACCACTGGCTCCAAGTTAAACTATTGAATTGGCATTTAGGATGACAGAGTCAAATGACAAATAAACATTTACCCATTAGACAATAAttacataagaaaagaataccCAACTTTATGGCTTTGCTTGGCCCCATTTCTAACCGATTTGGGTCCCCCCATTTTGTCAATCAACACTATTACCATACTCacctttaaataaataaaaatcaaaataaaacaaaatatttcttttttaaaaggaaaagataaaTCCAATGCCCCATAACATACTTGCAGCTAAtgaccctttttcttttttcttctttctttttctctgccctttattaaattttttatgttttattatcTGCTTTTTGCTCATGCAGAATGTTACTTTTTCCAAAAAGAATTTATCAGTAATAATGGCCGTAGAATTTTGATATCAATTGgctataatatatattctatataaatactaaaatttcttccggtttaaattaaaattttaatctgattttaaattttaagtataaaattgtaagataatattttaccaCCAACAATAGTCTTAATGtatattctaaattattttagattattaaataaaaaaaaaagctaataatttatttctctattagattattttattttaattctaataaattatttatatcaattgCTCAGTCGAATAGCAATGCAATTTATTCAGAGAAGAATTCACAATTGTGTCAAAAAATAATGTTCTTAGTAACTTATTTCTCATTCAAAAATCTGCAAAtactttgattttataattcttcCCGATTCTTTTAAACTTCTGCAAACCTAGCTcgattttttacaattttgtAGCTGGTTTagctaatttaaaattttagtcccttagcaaaaataaatttagctaAAATCAAATGATATAGTAATACAAACAAGGATTAAATACGAGGGACGGATAATCTACCATGTTACTTAATTTTAACTATAGTACAAAAATTACTACAACTgttataaattgtaaaatctGATTAATTTTACCGAATTAAAAAGGATTTTgcaaaattatcaatataaaaaaatattttgctttctttttacTATCGGGCTTACATATTCATTCATGTACAATGTTCTGCTACAGGACGACCGCCGGTATTGCAACGGAAAAAGAAGCCAGGAGAAGAGGATACCATCAACATAAGTGTCTTGGACAGAATCAAGAGTGAAACAGTTTCAGCAGAAAGGAATTATGAACACTTAGCATTGCCATTATGGACAAGCAAGGCCATGATAGAAAGTGTAAATGAGGTCTGCAGGGATATTGCATGGGGGGAGAGGAGAGAAATTGGGAGAATAGGCTTGACTTTGCAAGATCATATATGCAGGGACTTGATTGAAGAGATTGTCAAAGAAATGGGATGTTATTGCATTTACCTGCAGCCACCTCAACTCCCACTTGAATCATGTAAGAGAAGTTTGCGtttctaattatttctttttgtttttttttttttcttttaaattagtGTGTAGACAGAGATTTCCTCCTTTAAAATAGCTACTTACCACAAATCATTTGCACAAAAAATAGCcatttttaaagtaattttagTTATAGTTAAGGTGCATCTCTCTATGTTCATTATTATTTAGgacaaattgattttaaatgtAGCTAGCATTCAAATTGTTTGTTCTGTTTGATGGTTTCAGTATTATATTTGAGTATTCTAGCACAATAATTGCACAAGTTACCCATAATTCTCATGCTCATGCTCtgtcatattaatttatatatatattatacaaattaCGATAGGGATATTTAGAATCtttaatagataaatttatttatagttattattaattgaatattgattaaaataatatataattgagtTGGAATAATTAAGCAAAGAATGAATCTGTTGATAGAATTAAATCTTTAGAAGGCAATAGGATTCTCGTTCAATTTGGCCAATTTCATTGCATAAATTGTGGAGATTCAGTCATCAAATCTATTACAACTGTTAAGCCAATAACTCGTTCGCCCTATGTAACGACATTATGCACAAAGTTGTAAGTCTCTTCACTCTCATTATGTGCAAGGAGCAGCTATTCTTTTACTGACATCGTCCTCACAGCAAGTGGATGAGACTTTATTACATAAAGTCATTCTCCATCTTAGTGATGAGTTTGCAATCAAAGACTTATAAAGTTTTCTTAcaaaaaatagcttcttgccagcTACAAAAAAGTAAACTACCTTCCTGGCACAGAAGTCTTTTATTCTTCCAAAGCTAGCGGTGCCAGCTACAAAAAAGTAAACTACCTTCCTGGCACAGAAGTCTTTTATTCTTCCAAAGCTAGCGGCGgctcaaacagaagaagacttcctacaattgatcaaacagTTGTCAGAAACCGCCCcttcaaaaggaaaatctaaagtttcatcttcctcttccagcACCAGCTCAGTAGCAATTGACTTAGATGGTAACTCGAATGAAGATGACTGTTTTGAGATATTTAAGCCCATCAAATGATATCCTTGTAAAGCCATTAAGTTGAAAACTAGAAATGACAGCCCATGTTAATTTTCTGCAATGGGccaaaaatctaataaaaaaaagtctttttttaaaaaaaaaagacaaaagacaaaagactctgcaccattacttttttaaagaaaatgctAAAGACTCCACAATAATGAAGCATGGCAGACAATTTCTGCTTCTTTTCAGAAAAGTCATGGAGCCCCTTCATTCCATTATCGAAAGCAtccaaaaaaagaattattgaggCCAAAGGCTGAaaacctctataaatagaggagctACCAAAGAAGAAGGGAGACTGGGAAAAAATCAGAAGAAacttttgtattcttcaagttttACCAatagaaatatagtgagaagaGAGTAgtgagaaaaagagagagaaaactcttcctcttgtattctactactcttataagttatatttctttatttaaagctttcatttcaaagtttgtatatttgtttattaataagaatttattattttcattctaCATTGTTGTGCATATTTTATAGCAAGTGTATGCTCtatgcttgcctcgtctgaggatcctgcacatcaaAAACTTGTTATTATCTCCCCTTTGTCTATAATAAGTGTATATGCtatgtgcttgcctcgtctgaggatcctgcacatcaaAAGCTTGTTATTGTCTCCccttggtatcagagcctacaAGGTTCCTAGGAAGAGAAGGTTATTTACATACAAGAGATTTTAGAATCAAAATTAGATGATATCCctcaaaagaagcaaatctaTGAGTTTCAAAGTTTCCTAtcttcaaaacagattttactatcaaaattgaag
Coding sequences within:
- the LOC8275203 gene encoding uncharacterized protein LOC8275203 gives rise to the protein MNRQDPTLSSSSRREISPASENARAKNIGCMSGIFQLVCKYHNRRRFLTSGRKHEKNANVANSSPNSQPPSFSSPPQEISTKNPKLSCNVVVPRSPTLPPEMRVSSEKNIRTGPALVARLMGLSEIPIAAESAVAEKRRRLLGALEKCDEDLKALKKMIEVVKSAGDNGTDNDNDNDNENKIEVYYTSATEKRGELEASPVAVTVFDEFTRSAFCGYSKPFTTTPNGRPPVLQRKKKPGEEDTINISVLDRIKSETVSAERNYEHLALPLWTSKAMIESVNEVCRDIAWGERREIGRIGLTLQDHICRDLIEEIVKEMGCYCIYLQPPQLPLESCKRSLRF